A region from the Geobacillus vulcani PSS1 genome encodes:
- a CDS encoding DnaA N-terminal domain-containing protein — protein sequence MKEHTLLWEQVKAKLAQKLSGASFDAWFASTSATVDEDWLIIECVNEIQCEWLQIRYGELIGETVREVFGREMRIFVSVCGERQQIEKRLEQRHGVPMTFRQYMTRLEQQVDELERRIDHYARIIDELFASRPIH from the coding sequence GTGAAGGAACATACGCTGTTGTGGGAACAGGTCAAAGCCAAGCTCGCGCAAAAATTGTCTGGCGCCTCTTTTGATGCTTGGTTCGCATCGACGTCTGCGACGGTGGATGAAGACTGGCTGATTATCGAATGTGTGAACGAGATTCAATGTGAATGGCTGCAAATCAGATACGGCGAACTGATCGGCGAGACGGTGCGCGAGGTGTTTGGCCGCGAGATGCGCATTTTCGTGTCCGTCTGCGGCGAGCGGCAGCAAATCGAGAAGCGGCTTGAACAGCGGCACGGCGTTCCCATGACCTTTCGCCAATATATGACCCGGCTTGAGCAGCAAGTGGATGAGCTTGAGCGGCGCATTGACCACTATGCGCGAATCATTGATGAGCTGTTCGCGTCCCGCCCGATCCACTGA